The segment tattgattcctcataCGTTTTCATCAGTGTTTCGGTaaagtaagcatttaatgcaaaccttgagcagtcttggtaattgttcactattaaacatcttatgacatgaccacaaggtatctcatcaagttgccaatgcctacatgtacatgtcattTGTTGGAAATCAACTATCACGTTTTGTGCCCCCCTTTTTGACCTCAcatttcgtatttgagatcatgcgaacatcccaCTTAGTAaaagtttttttgttttctttttaaatttcatCGGCCCAAGGGGTGAGTGTTGGtgttgcttccgctaaaaaaacaggcaaaatgaagaagttaagaataacaacatttaattaataaaacattaatattaaaatttaacttAATACCTAcaaagttacgtctttgaaaccaccactgttgcattgtagcacgaaaaaaaaatcgatcaacataagtatcagcaccttacgtgcgtgtctagataatgcatttatagactcaGCGCTGTTAGACGACATTAGATTGTTtcggttccctttaaaatgtgTCATTGACCAAtttctggatttatacttttgaagtactcccatactggttcttttgtctttttcataacatccatggccGCGTTAAAAGCATCAAATATGTACGCCCTACAagcctcccaaaaaattcctttaactGTGTTACTCTTCccgaatctagatactatgttgaaattcaaatggacaccacatattccgtgatgagcgtgaggaaaaatgttggcaacggatgttgctatagatggagacctatcagatataattgtaagctcctgcatatGCCTATGAGTCTGGTATGCCTTCCCGGTCCTCAGCTTATATTTGAcatactccagggtttgttggtcaCCGCATGAAGCAGTGCAACCTCAACCCTACCCACACAACATATCTACATATACGACTAATTGCACATACAGATAATCAAACAGTAACACCGGTAGTccacagatctacctaactggcataacaaaCTAGCATGTATAACTATCTGATACTCAACACATCATCAACTACtgggatatcaaatccaatgggtcggccttggtgccttagaccccttagtatagtgaggataactcacctctcaACTGTCGAATCGAAGTGATAAACTCAAACTCTCGAACCACGGCCACGAACTCCACTACCTATATTTACCATAAGACtatttccataaatttccaatttaccaaaataccccagaagtcaactagtcaaccctttgtcaatgtagcacctggttcctggtacgtatttcttgtgattaataatccttaattcatgcattttgccttggactcggcgagttgaaggaccaactcgccgagtaggagcgggatgagacgcggggtctaagcctcggactcggcgagtaggccctgtttgggaaaaaaccctaacccgagtgctggcaccctatttaagcacactAACttggcctcccttgtccctaacacttccagagagctgtagagagagaccctagcctccatattgttcttgtgagtgatttttgcttggtgaaggaagtttggagcttagaagaagaaggaggaggttgaagagtgcaaggaaGGGAGTAGATAAaaaatctacactgtgagaagcttccattcaggtagaaaagttcctaccttgatcactagttcattagataccattttggtccctaactggtggttttcaagccctaagacaccaaactccatgtgtttgtgcttaatgatccaaaaggacttcagatctagaccttgtgGACGtattagaagcataaagtttatgtggttgaagtgattgaggtccccattgagtgtatgacctcataaagagcttggatttgccttttggagcttgtaaggccatgcatgcacgtaaagtttgcaactttacgtgataagcatgccctaggaacatagatctatggttttgaagcgttgcatgtctcagatttggtctatatgggaaatgggtcaagggactcggcgagtcccaaagtggaactcgagGAGTTCTTtaaagatggtcttagactcggcgagttggacgaaCAAATCGACGAGTCCTATAAAGATTActtggtactcgacgagttgttcttcaaactcggcgagtcagatgaacagttactgagtaagaggggtttaggtGTTGAAGGTCAAACCCTTCGTATttgcacgcggaattagcaatcTACGTGTAGCAAtaatcccagaaacccaaatcctcataaaggatgctctggtgaggatttggaagcgagtaggagatctgctcgtatggactcagtgagtcggatcGCGAGCCGGTTCTATCGTCcaaagtagtgagttaagggtgactcagtgagtgggaaaggGGACTTGtagagtaggaccgggttagtgggagaaggactcggcgagtcggtgccatgactcggcgagtccagtcaactggaagttgactttgaccaaggagttgaccttggaccaggggtgggtcagtcatctgacctaagggtATCTATGAGTGGCTAAtccatgtttatgatttatagccggaggattaccgattcagcagtcaggcgcttagcaagcagactttcagcagctacttttcgaggtgagtgaccttccagtagcagtgggtctaaggccacaatgtcggcccactagtaggagttgtatgatttgGCTGTGAAAATTGAGTCGTTAcagtcaaagtccaagtcaaaggtcaaggtcaacagtccatgttgacacgactcgtcgagtgcagttcaccgactcgtcaagtccttcctaaactcaagaagtcgtgaaatcccccgttgactcgtcgagtttccctgcaACACGCTTAGTTCATGCATGTTCAAAAGTCAGGAATcctagctgactcgccgagtcttcctactaactcgtcgagttcatgcagaaATCCCTGCTCGACAATCTctatcagactcgccgagttggccatgcaactcgtcgagtcccttcagtcctttctcCATCCAGACGATTTTTAAGCCACTTTAAAGCTCCATAATGCAGATCCAAGCTCCTAAGGCATCttcttacgtaaagttgcaaactttacatacaTGCAAGGTGATAATGGCCCAAATCAAGCTAAAGAAATATTATAAGGGTTGAAGAAGGTATTAACTCACTAAAGGCTGAAACTTTATGATCTTGCAGACCAAtataagcctagatctgaagttgcaacttcagatcatgcctAATACCCAAAATAACATATCAACATGGCCAAAGTGGCCCTaataacatacatgcatagaTCTAGATAGAAGaaggtcaaggtaacaacttgttacctcaaAAACGACGCTATGATGAAGAACTCGGATCTACAACCTTTCTCTTGTTCCAAGCTTGAGTACGTCAAGATCTTCCTTCCACAATCCACCATAAGGCTTAATATCATACAACAAGAGAGAAAAAcggtgatttagggtttctggactcacaAGGGGCTgtgagggaggctaatgaccctttaaatggggtgcaaaaccccgaaaattagggtttcatcctccagctccaactcgtcgagtcacgcctctgactcggcgagttggtcacttaaatcACGCGGCCAAAAATGTTCTTACTCGATgagtcagggcatccaactcgtcgagtagacctttcaATATGAAAATAAAGCTGTAAAATTAATACCTGAGGGTCAGGGTGTTATAAttttcccccacttgaactagacttcgtcctcaaagtccgctGCGGTGAACAACTCCGAATAGttctcccgcatctcagcctccggctcccatgtccctATGTCCACTCAAACCCTCTTCGgtgctcccactgtacctttaccaaaggtaccctCTTGTTTCGAATAACATTCACCTTCCTCTCCAGAATGGCCACGtgtctctccacataattcaggcactcatcaacctgaatgttaTCGAATGATACTACTGCCTACTCATCCACAATGCACTTTCACAAttgcaaaacatgaaaagtgttatggatGTTGCTTGTGGTTTTTTTTCATTGACATACACTCCATACTCTTTTTTGAAGATCATGCCTTGTCCTTATGATAAGACATCTTAAAAAGTTAAGCTTTGCTATATAAAGAAGACATAAAGACTTTTGTTTGGCTAGTTTTTGCAAGCCAAAAACGTTGATTCTCTCCTTTCTAGATTCTCTCTTAAATGGTTAAGATGATAAAATAGGAAGGTCATACTTTCATACTATCATTTAAGATAAAAGATTGACTTTTGTTCTTAAAGGTTTAAGAGTTTTATTTACAAGAAGGACTAATATCCAAGTAAAGTTGGTAATTATTGGTAGATACTTATAGAGGAACTCTCCTTTGTGTTGTTACCATTTTCATCAATTTCCAAACTCCCAAGAATAtttaaagtcttcaaaggttgttgtTTTTTTCCTTCTATGGTTGATTTAATTTTTCTATGATTGCAAGATGATCGTTAGTTGGTATAAAATGGTTTTTTTCATATGCAAGatgatctaggggatataacattgttATGCATGATCTGTTGTACTCTATTAAGAAGCTTCGCTGCATCCGACATAaagaaaccaaacgtatcaaatgcaaatggtatgaaaacgtgttgattttccatgcacgatttctcatgtttggtgaccCTGTATGTAACAGCTTTTAATGCAACTTGTCTGGCCGTGAAACCCCTGACTTTCAAGCCTATgagaggggatacccctgtaaggTTTACAAATGCATGTTTCCCTCCAACCCATCTAAAAATCAAAACGTCAGTTGGTCTAAGGGTCGACTTTCTTTCTGTCGTGCATGTATTTGAAACCCGATAGTTCTTTGCAATGAACTGCATGCTCTCCAAAAAAGTTCAAACATGCCTTGCGGCACACCAAATATATCTTGTCAGTTGGGAATATTGGAATCATGAATCGATATTTGAGGATTGTACGATACTTCACATGTGACATATGTTGGCCAAACCCATCTATAGAGATAACTAGAAGAAAATCTTGAACATATGGTGCACGTAAACACTGGAAAACTGCTTCATACCGAACCGTCATGATGAAatgcacttccatatcttggacaattttacTAAAAATGACACTCGACAGTGTACTCTgggatgggggggggggggggggggggggtatcctTGTAATGTTGAAACTTTATAAGGACATCGATGTAATATTGAAACTTTATAAGGATATTAATGAAATATAtctttatttaaaagtatataaacTTTCTATTGTTTAGATTAGGACAACAAATCTGGAGGCTGTTGGTGCCTTGTATAGTTCCTTCTTAGTTGGCTCACTTGTTGTTATAAAGATGACATTTGTCCGGGAATCTaagttgaaattggtaaattggaTGCAGATAGCGTGTGCTTCTGTTAGCGTAGCTATTGCACATTTGCATTTACGTTGTATTACCAAAAATCCCTTGGAGATAAAGAAGTCAAACACCGATCGATGTCACTATAATTTTTAGTACTTTATAGTAATGTTCAAAATCGCAAGTTTGAAGGATCAAGTATATATTCTTTAttctttttatataaattatttcaAGATAAAGTTTACAACCAAGTGGTGTCCAATCTCCAAACACCCCACCTTGGGACAATTTGGGTCCGGTAGGATGGCAGGCATGTATATATGTTTGAATGACCAATGCTGAAATTATACAGAAAGTTGAAACAATTTGTCACGTAGGCACCATCTTAGCACCATATCATTTTGGTAACTACTAAAATCAGTTGAAAGTTAGTTGATCGACTTGATTGAAAGAAAATTAGAGAGTTTGATGACATAATTAGTCATAGAACTAGAAGTTTATTAACATATATGAGTGACAGAATACAAATATATGAACATTTGATAACAGTGATATTAGAACGTATTTGTAGAAGTTGTGTTAACATCATCCACGTTGTGTTCCAGTTGTAAAACAAAAGTTGTCAAAGTGATTTGGTCCCATTTAAGCTTTCTGGCTTTGGCCTTTTCCATCCAATTAAATTGCAATATGCTttacaatgtatttttaatatttaaatatttgaTATAATTGTTatattcttattttatttttatttttatattgttATTCATTGTTATTAGAACGGGATCATTATAACCGATTTAACTACTATTTTATGATATAATATAGtaattaaaacacaaaaatcattatcAATATAGAAAATATTATAGAATATGTTAAGGGATCAAATTGAACAAGTATAACTTTCttctacaaaagattatgaaTGACATAAAGATAATGCTAAAGTAGCTTTGTTAGTTtgttatgtgaatatatgttgcAGAGGTAGGGCTTAGTTtctatcattatcacaaaaaaaagGATAAAATTATTGATGATTTATAACTTTTTTCGTGAATGGTATTTTAAATATTGTattctttttaaataaaattatttaatttttctaAATTATCTTGTTTTTAATTCTTTAAAAACAAACTAATTTCTGAGCATCAAATCATCACAACAGATGAAAGTAGTTTGTTTATAGTATACATGCATATTAAAACGTCACTTGTTTTATTCAATAGTCGTTGTTATATAGCTTGCAATTATTTCAAACAATTAAGCTTAAATTGTCTTCAAAAGATATGGCTCAAACATTCAACCCTCAAATTCACAAGTAACTCATTGTTCACCACAGAGTTGATGTCCACAAAATCATATCCATGTGAAACCAACATATTTATGCCATCAACCTCATAATAAACGATGTGCCCTTTATCAATAGATAGCAATCACTgaccttttaatgtttttgacAATAAATTAAATCAATATATTTAATAGCCACAAATTCGAAAGAAtatcaataaataaaataaaaggaaaaacacACATTACATTTAATATACTAGTACGTTGAAATGACCAGATATAATATCATGCATTAATGATCAGTAAGGTTTCTCACCGATAAAATTTCCCGGAGGATCATAATTACAGGTCATGAAAACACCCCTACCCTCAAAACAAGTCACCTTAGCACACCCGATCTTCTTGGTTGCCTTCCAAACAATTTGTGTATAATGCCCACAATCCTGCCCACCATTGCATGAATTCGACGGATGTGCATACCACCGCCGCTCCGCCACCCATGCCGCCGCTGCCTGAGCTGGGCTCCACCCATCACCGCTTCCCCAAAAGATGTTCTCCCCATAAGGCCCGTTTGAATGCTTCAACAAACAATCTTGTTGCCTTTCGCTTGCATAAGAGTCCGCATATTGTGCTAACTTTGTGTCCCACACAAGTGGTGGCACACGAAGTGCAGATCGGGCTTTGTTCTGGAGGTATAAGAAGTCGTTGATGACATTTTTGGAGAGTTGGTGTTTGTCTGTGATAGCATTGGAGGTGGAAATAAGGAGATTAAGGAACAAAGCGAAGGCTAAAGGAGGAAACAACATTGGGGAGATAATGTGACGTGTTTTTCTTGGTGGATCTTTTTGTGGCGTACACAAACCAAACTTTATATAGTGTGATTTAAAAATTACAATTTGAAAATAGAATAGAAAATAATATATGACGGTAGTTGGATTTGGGAGAATTTAAAGTGGCACCCATGATCGAATATGATTGCCATGACCTATGGGTACAAGATAAAATCTTTTTCCATCAAAACGGGTCTACATCTATATAGAATTATaatatttttgaaagaaaaaaatgtaGAAAGTATTAACATTACAACCACGTACTAATTATTTTATACTATCAAATACATTATAATTGTGTTTatcaaatttatttattttaaaatgatttatgtattattatctactaaaataagtcatatatatatatatatatatatatatatatatatatatatatatatatatatatatatatatatatttacatataggTTTAGATGAATACTCAAAAAATGGTGAGGACTGCGACGACAATTCTCCACTACCCATTTCGTCAAGGGCACAAACGTCAAACCCAAATACTTGACCGTAATGTGTTCACGTGTGACCCATGTCCATGATAACTAATACAAAGTCGAAGATTTAATCACGTGCGGCAAAGATTTGTCCTCGCAATCATTACTTATTTTTGAGTACTcactcgatatatatatatatatatatatatatatatatatatatatatatatatatatatatatatatatatatatatatatatagttcaacAACGAACTCCATTTTAGGGAGCGAACCAAAGAACTATGCAtctttctttccttttcttttccTTTGCTTTGAATCGCTCTTCCTTGCGTCTCAATCATAATTGATTCACAAAATCGATCGATACCCACCCCAACCTCTTCTCTCTTAGAGATTGATCGCAGGTTCTCTCCCTCTTTTCTCACCCTCTCCAATTGATCCCAACCCCTCCTCCCCCTTCAATTGATTGTAGGTCCCTCTTATTTCTCAAGTTTCAAGTTCGATTTGAAGGAATGCTAAAGAACATGACAGATAGTAGGAGATTGTGCAGTGCATTAGAAACTCAAAAATTCTGTTTAATTTATTAGAATCATAAGCGATCAAAAAAGTGATACTTTCATTAAATAGTATAATTATGTAATTATATGCATTAATTTTCTCCTGATTTCAATTTTTCAGGTGATTTGAAATTTCAactgatgtttttttttcttaaattatgTTGATTTCAAGAATTTTCTTGTACAATATAAAGATTCATGGAAAATAGTGTCGAGAACAATGTTTATATCAAAAGTGAAGGAGGAGAAAAAACAATGCATCAATCAAATGCATAGTTTTTTTATTaaagtttatttgaaaaaaaaaaagaatctggTGCATCAATGGTCTTCATATTCCATAACTTAACATACCAACCACATCTTCTCTCTCTTCACCCATTCATGGAGCAAAATTCTCCTGTATATCATAAAAGGAGACATTTtttttgcaatatatatatatatatatatatatatatatatatatatatatatatatatatatatatatatatatatatatatattatcaaagaGGTAAAAGAGGAAATATCAATTGCATCATattatttgaaactcccattaactttcaaacttttaataacatataaaTTGATTAGTTAATATGAGATgaataaaaaggaaaattttaTATCAAAATTTTTGTCTTTGATAATTTTGTATAATAATAtgtggttttaaaattaattaataatgttAATAATGTGTAATAACATAAAACTACAACCATTaccatatttttataatcatttattttttttcataataaaaGAGGAAAAATTACTTGCATCACATTATTTTGAAACTCTCATAACCCTTTAAATTTCTAATAAGCTATCATGGCTTTTCAAATTTCTAATAAtacataaattaattaattaatgtgaGATAAATACAAAGAAAACTTTAGACCAAAATTTTAGGCTTCTTATAACTTGTTATAAGAATAAGCGGTtttaaaattaattcataattataataactgaaataatatattataaaagaTGAAAATTTACTTGCACCATATTTCTTTGAAATTTCCGTGATCTTTCAGAGTTCTAATAATATATAAATTGATTAGTTAATATTAGATAAATAAAAAGGAAAACTTTACACCAAAATTTTAGTCTTTTATAACTTtttataataataagtggttttaaaattaattaaagttaTTAATAATGTACAATAACATAAAACTACAAATTACATTTCTATTACCATATTTTCTATTATAATccatttttccaaaataaaaaaagaattttttttaataaactctcATGGCCTTTCAAATTTCTAATAATACATAAATTGATTAGTTAATGTAAAATAAATACAGGGAAAACTTTCACATTCATTCGTATgtatgtgtaacgacccaattttcacgtccaaaaatttcgtctTTAAAACATTACtcagaaaacattaataattaaaacattgtttaattaaaccatttcacatcgaaaaccaaatttgaaatccacaacatttgaacaaccaaaatatcagagtatcaatcccagaataaactcataactgcggaaacaatagtgtgtgtgatatgccgctaccgcgccggctccttcccctttgaagaagaggtacctgaaaaccgtaagcacgaagcttagtgattttcccccattgtaccacataccatataatcacataacatacatatattgtcaggcatatctaggtgcttgacctaccccttcggtcctctcgaccggacattgcctagtatacctgggtgctggcctccccttcggtcctctcgatcggatactgcctagcatatcttggtgttggcctccccttcggtcctctcgaccggatactgcctaacatatctgggtgctggcctccccttcggtcctctcgaccggatactggggaactatttctcccatctactactaccacataacatgtatcacaatatcagaatctatctaacatggctgagt is part of the Lactuca sativa cultivar Salinas chromosome 7, Lsat_Salinas_v11, whole genome shotgun sequence genome and harbors:
- the LOC111879587 gene encoding pathogenesis-related protein PR-1: MLFPPLAFALFLNLLISTSNAITDKHQLSKNVINDFLYLQNKARSALRVPPLVWDTKLAQYADSYASERQQDCLLKHSNGPYGENIFWGSGDGWSPAQAAAAWVAERRWYAHPSNSCNGGQDCGHYTQIVWKATKKIGCAKVTCFEGRGVFMTCNYDPPGNFIGEKPY